The following coding sequences are from one Desulfosporosinus orientis DSM 765 window:
- a CDS encoding LacI family DNA-binding transcriptional regulator, with translation MATIRDVARLAGVSVATVSRVINKMESVNPETAGQVLKAIEQLQYEPNAVARGLAGKRMGIIALILPDILNPFFPALARGVEDVAHKKGLTVILGNSDDVGLKESSYIKALKKKYVDGFIFASNTIREEDVEGLRKERIPIVLLDRGLDTASCAVIRSNNRQGAKLAVRHLIEQGCRSIAHIYGPQDFITARERLLGYEEAAGGLKGYSPSLMIPGNFDIESGRKAVEQLLARHSNLDGIFAGNDLMAVGALKALHERGIRVPEQVKVCGFDGIGLAEITEPELTTIAQPVYEMGGLAARILIEEIESGIRDNHLIELDVTLVPRKSTVKGGS, from the coding sequence TTGGCAACGATTAGAGATGTAGCACGTTTGGCGGGAGTATCTGTGGCCACAGTCTCCCGGGTAATTAATAAGATGGAATCAGTGAATCCTGAAACTGCCGGCCAGGTATTAAAAGCCATCGAGCAGCTTCAATACGAGCCTAATGCCGTAGCTCGAGGTCTGGCAGGTAAAAGAATGGGGATTATTGCCTTGATCTTGCCGGATATACTGAATCCCTTTTTCCCGGCCCTGGCCCGGGGGGTAGAAGACGTTGCCCATAAGAAAGGATTAACGGTTATTTTAGGCAACTCAGATGATGTGGGCTTAAAAGAGAGTTCTTATATTAAAGCTTTGAAGAAAAAGTACGTCGATGGGTTCATCTTCGCTTCGAATACCATTCGTGAAGAAGATGTGGAAGGGTTAAGAAAAGAACGAATTCCCATTGTGTTGCTGGACAGAGGGCTGGACACGGCATCTTGCGCTGTGATTCGTTCCAATAACCGCCAAGGTGCGAAGCTTGCTGTTCGGCATCTCATCGAGCAAGGCTGCCGGTCTATCGCCCATATTTATGGTCCCCAGGACTTTATCACGGCTCGGGAACGCTTACTGGGCTATGAGGAAGCTGCCGGTGGTTTAAAGGGGTATTCTCCCAGCCTGATGATACCGGGCAATTTTGATATCGAGAGCGGCCGCAAGGCTGTGGAGCAGTTGCTTGCTCGACACTCAAATCTGGATGGGATTTTTGCCGGAAATGATCTCATGGCAGTTGGGGCGCTTAAAGCATTGCATGAGCGGGGAATTAGAGTGCCGGAGCAGGTCAAAGTTTGTGGTTTTGATGGAATTGGTTTAGCAGAAATAACCGAACCGGAACTGACGACCATAGCTCAGCCGGTCTATGAAATGGGAGGACTGGCTGCCCGGATTTTAATCGAAGAGATTGAGAGCGGGATTCGTGATAATCACTTAATAGAATTGGACGTTACGTTAGTACCAAGAAAATCCACCGTCAAAGGAGGAAGCTAA
- a CDS encoding sigma-54-dependent Fis family transcriptional regulator, with protein MSWQSARFSPRGLVKHRKLLKDFWYKFINHSPDPLNIQSAVYDSWIRCQNFKIDPHRIRTEDLLNDEDIKDMISGSKLYKYAITTLNQLFVQAEKTRYLITLSDSLGRIIYLDGDRQIKKQAEKINFVLGSSWSEESIGTNAIGTSLKTGHPVQIFAAEHFCEGIHEWVCSSSPICDPVTKQVLGVIDITGPWKEAQTHTLGMVMMASRVIEQELYEQALLIRHMLLEKYASAVLLYPQNGIIVLDSAFNPIKANLCARGYIRHTTDIELKTLWSAQKFTTDITHQINPVQPQENYEIFIEPLGVSGSVQEIYRGDKRIGFILILSQSEQKVSSGQSHQKETWAKLQSTPWSKIIGKSSQILSSITQCNIVAQSNVPILLLGESGSGKEVFAKSIHEISDRSKGPFVALNCGAIPNELLSSELFGYDPGTFTGAVKGGRKGKFEEAHHGTLFLDEIGEMPLRFQVHLLRVLQEREVVRLGGSTPIPVDVKIIAATHHNLEKLVKDGLFREDFYYRLNVVSITIPSLRERRGDIPLLIDHFLKQFASKYSKPCLKIDRQVRDFLINTYNWPGNVRELQNSIEHAVLFCLECTILMEDFPDYIQRALTHSSPLARNLSSEENWQEFANSNKKAVLISLLKETGGNLSATARQLGIARTTLYRHLEKYGLRQS; from the coding sequence ATGAGTTGGCAATCAGCGAGATTCAGCCCTAGAGGACTCGTAAAGCACAGGAAATTATTGAAAGATTTTTGGTACAAATTTATTAATCATTCCCCTGATCCTCTTAATATTCAGTCTGCTGTCTACGATTCATGGATCCGTTGTCAGAATTTCAAAATCGATCCTCATCGCATTCGGACTGAAGATCTGCTTAATGACGAGGATATCAAAGACATGATTAGTGGTTCTAAACTTTACAAATATGCTATTACTACTTTGAATCAGTTGTTTGTCCAAGCTGAAAAGACAAGATACCTAATAACCTTAAGTGACTCTCTAGGGAGGATAATCTATCTTGACGGGGATCGGCAAATAAAAAAGCAAGCTGAAAAAATTAATTTTGTATTAGGTTCTAGCTGGAGTGAAGAATCAATTGGAACTAACGCCATCGGAACAAGCTTAAAAACCGGTCATCCTGTTCAGATTTTTGCAGCTGAACACTTTTGTGAAGGAATACATGAGTGGGTCTGCTCTTCATCTCCAATTTGTGATCCTGTTACAAAGCAGGTACTGGGCGTTATTGATATTACAGGGCCTTGGAAAGAAGCTCAGACCCACACTCTAGGAATGGTAATGATGGCTTCTAGGGTGATTGAACAGGAGCTTTATGAACAAGCACTCCTAATAAGACATATGTTGTTGGAAAAATATGCATCAGCGGTTCTTCTGTATCCTCAAAATGGGATTATTGTACTTGATTCAGCCTTTAATCCTATCAAGGCTAATCTATGTGCGCGTGGATACATTCGCCATACCACAGACATAGAATTGAAAACGCTATGGTCAGCTCAAAAATTCACTACAGACATAACGCATCAGATTAATCCCGTGCAACCTCAAGAAAACTATGAGATTTTTATTGAGCCTTTAGGGGTTTCAGGATCAGTTCAAGAAATCTACAGAGGAGACAAACGTATAGGCTTCATCCTAATACTTAGCCAATCAGAGCAAAAGGTATCCTCCGGCCAATCTCATCAAAAGGAAACATGGGCCAAGCTCCAGAGCACCCCGTGGAGCAAAATCATCGGAAAATCGAGCCAGATTCTTTCATCAATAACCCAATGTAATATTGTCGCTCAATCAAATGTCCCAATCTTATTGCTTGGAGAAAGCGGGTCCGGCAAAGAAGTTTTTGCCAAATCAATCCATGAAATCAGCGACCGCAGCAAAGGTCCTTTCGTGGCTCTAAATTGTGGAGCTATACCAAATGAGCTGCTGTCTAGTGAGCTTTTCGGATACGACCCGGGAACGTTCACTGGGGCGGTCAAAGGAGGACGCAAAGGTAAATTTGAAGAGGCCCATCATGGAACCTTGTTCCTCGATGAAATTGGGGAAATGCCTCTTCGATTTCAAGTTCATCTGTTACGGGTTCTCCAAGAACGGGAAGTCGTAAGGTTAGGAGGGTCAACCCCCATACCCGTTGACGTAAAAATCATCGCTGCTACTCACCATAATCTCGAAAAGCTAGTAAAGGATGGGTTATTTCGCGAGGATTTTTATTACAGATTAAATGTAGTAAGTATCACCATCCCATCACTACGAGAACGCCGAGGTGATATTCCATTGTTAATAGATCATTTTTTAAAACAATTCGCTTCTAAATATAGTAAGCCATGTCTTAAGATCGATCGTCAAGTTCGGGATTTTTTAATCAATACTTATAACTGGCCTGGCAATGTTCGAGAATTACAAAACAGCATTGAACACGCAGTGTTATTTTGCCTAGAGTGTACGATTCTAATGGAAGACTTTCCTGACTATATTCAAAGGGCATTAACGCATAGCTCCCCTTTGGCTAGGAATTTATCCTCCGAGGAAAACTGGCAGGAATTTGCAAATAGTAACAAAAAGGCTGTACTAATTAGCCTTTTAAAGGAAACGGGTGGCAATCTTTCTGCAACAGCTCGCCAATTGGGTATTGCTAGGACAACATTATATCGACATTTAGAAAAGTACGGTCTTCGACAATCGTAA
- a CDS encoding alcohol dehydrogenase codes for MKAFVYHGPKKMSLDQVPDPVIQKPTDAIVRVTTSTICGTDKHIRNGGLPEVEAGRVIGHEFCGEVVEIGTGVNKFKKGDKVAVSCITQCMECYYCKRGIYSRCENGSWIFGYKIDGCQADYVRVPYADSGMYHIPDSLTDEDVLFVGDILSTGYFGAENGNIQPGDTVAVFGSGPVGMCAMATARLWCPARIVAVDIDQSRLDFAIKQGWADYGLNPQKVDVTQALKEFTSGRGADVTVEANGFEPTFKGAIAGVRPGGTVSVIGVFEKPQLLEMQTLWIQNITIKMGLVKANHIPELIDLIKEGKLNMKPLITHTIPLSQVAEGYDIFEERRDNAIKVVLKADA; via the coding sequence ATGAAAGCATTTGTTTATCATGGTCCAAAAAAAATGAGCCTTGACCAAGTACCCGACCCCGTTATTCAAAAACCTACGGATGCAATAGTAAGAGTGACGACCTCAACGATTTGTGGAACAGATAAACACATCAGAAATGGTGGACTGCCCGAGGTAGAAGCGGGAAGAGTGATTGGGCACGAATTTTGTGGCGAAGTCGTAGAAATTGGGACAGGTGTAAATAAGTTCAAGAAAGGTGATAAGGTTGCTGTTTCTTGTATCACACAGTGTATGGAATGTTACTATTGTAAACGCGGTATCTACTCAAGATGTGAAAATGGCAGTTGGATCTTTGGCTATAAAATTGATGGCTGCCAAGCTGACTACGTTAGAGTTCCTTACGCCGATTCTGGAATGTACCATATTCCAGATAGCTTAACTGATGAAGATGTCTTGTTTGTAGGAGATATACTTTCTACCGGCTATTTTGGAGCAGAAAACGGTAATATTCAACCCGGAGATACTGTAGCGGTATTCGGGTCTGGCCCAGTCGGAATGTGTGCTATGGCAACTGCTCGCCTATGGTGTCCTGCTAGAATAGTAGCAGTAGACATTGATCAATCCAGGCTTGATTTTGCAATTAAACAAGGTTGGGCGGATTACGGGCTAAATCCTCAAAAAGTGGATGTTACGCAAGCTTTAAAAGAGTTTACTAGTGGACGTGGAGCAGATGTTACCGTTGAAGCTAATGGATTCGAGCCAACTTTCAAAGGAGCAATCGCCGGAGTAAGACCAGGTGGGACTGTTTCAGTGATCGGAGTCTTTGAAAAACCACAGCTTCTGGAAATGCAAACTCTCTGGATTCAAAACATTACAATTAAAATGGGGCTAGTCAAGGCCAATCATATTCCCGAGCTAATCGATCTTATTAAAGAGGGGAAACTGAATATGAAGCCGCTCATAACCCACACTATCCCATTATCTCAAGTTGCTGAGGGGTATGATATCTTTGAAGAACGACGTGACAATGCGATTAAAGTAGTACTCAAAGCAGATGCCTAA
- the rbsB gene encoding ribose ABC transporter substrate-binding protein RbsB codes for MKRNKSLWMMVLVVLMSISLIGCGTTKSNLEDKDTAKPADKITIGFSISTLNNPFFVTLKEGAEKAASEAGADLLVVDAGDNTAKQISDIEDLIQKKVSVILINPTDSDAVVSAVESANKANIPVITVDRASNGGKVVSHIASDNVKGGSMAADYIMKSLGDKGNIVELQGIAGTSAARDRGQGFHNVVDGKQGVKVVASQPADFDRAKGLTVMENILQGNKDIQAVFAHNDEMALGALSAIQAAGRTDIMVVGFDATDDAVKAVKEGKMAATIAQKPELIGKTSLETALKVAKGETVDANIPVELELVTK; via the coding sequence ATGAAAAGAAACAAAAGTCTATGGATGATGGTTCTGGTAGTTCTGATGTCTATTAGTCTTATTGGCTGTGGGACGACAAAATCTAATTTAGAAGACAAAGACACAGCAAAACCGGCGGACAAAATAACCATTGGTTTTTCGATTTCCACCTTAAATAATCCTTTCTTCGTTACTCTTAAAGAAGGTGCCGAAAAGGCTGCCAGTGAGGCCGGTGCCGATCTGTTGGTAGTGGATGCCGGTGACAATACAGCTAAGCAAATTAGTGACATTGAAGACTTAATTCAGAAAAAAGTCAGCGTTATTCTAATTAACCCAACTGACAGTGATGCCGTAGTTTCAGCTGTGGAATCCGCCAATAAAGCGAATATCCCTGTTATTACTGTTGACAGAGCTTCCAATGGAGGTAAAGTAGTTTCTCATATTGCTTCCGATAATGTAAAAGGCGGCAGCATGGCGGCTGATTATATCATGAAGTCTTTAGGGGATAAAGGAAATATCGTAGAACTGCAAGGGATTGCAGGAACTTCTGCGGCACGGGATCGTGGTCAAGGCTTCCATAATGTTGTCGACGGCAAACAAGGCGTGAAAGTTGTAGCTTCCCAGCCTGCGGATTTTGACCGGGCTAAAGGACTGACGGTTATGGAAAATATCCTGCAAGGGAATAAAGACATCCAAGCTGTGTTTGCTCATAACGATGAAATGGCTCTGGGAGCTCTTAGTGCCATTCAGGCAGCCGGTAGAACAGATATCATGGTTGTTGGCTTTGATGCTACCGATGATGCAGTGAAAGCAGTCAAAGAAGGAAAAATGGCGGCTACTATCGCTCAAAAACCGGAGTTAATCGGCAAAACCTCCTTGGAGACTGCCTTGAAAGTCGCTAAAGGGGAAACGGTTGATGCTAATATCCCAGTGGAGTTAGAACTGGTTACTAAGTAA
- a CDS encoding ABC transporter permease subunit: MDNVRKKSGILQRMGPLVGLALIVVILSIIDSDFMTMGNIFNVLRQVSINALLAFGMTFVILTGGIDLSVGSIIALSSAFAAGMMASGGNSWLAIGIAVLSGTLMGAINGVVIARGKVAPFIATLATMTIFRGFTLVYTEGKPITGFPDVFGLIGRGYIFDIPMPVIWMLLAFGVLYIILKFTSFGRHVFALGGNEEATRLSGINTNRVKVLVYGISGLMASLSGIILTSRLNSAQPTAGASYELDAIAAVVLGGTSLSGGKGWIAGTLIGAMIIGILDNGLNLLDVSSFYQQVVKGGVILLAVLLDRSKK, translated from the coding sequence ATGGATAATGTCCGAAAGAAAAGTGGAATTCTGCAGCGCATGGGACCCCTTGTTGGCTTGGCTCTGATTGTTGTTATCTTATCCATTATTGATTCGGATTTTATGACGATGGGCAATATTTTCAATGTCCTGCGTCAGGTTTCAATTAATGCTTTACTTGCTTTTGGCATGACCTTTGTCATTTTGACAGGAGGGATTGACCTTTCCGTCGGCTCGATTATTGCCCTTTCCAGCGCTTTTGCAGCCGGGATGATGGCTTCAGGAGGAAACTCTTGGCTGGCAATTGGGATTGCAGTGTTATCCGGAACCTTAATGGGGGCAATCAATGGAGTTGTTATTGCCCGGGGAAAGGTTGCGCCGTTTATCGCTACATTAGCAACTATGACGATTTTTCGAGGTTTTACGTTAGTTTATACAGAAGGAAAGCCCATCACCGGATTCCCGGATGTTTTCGGCTTAATTGGACGCGGATATATCTTTGATATTCCCATGCCCGTTATCTGGATGCTCTTAGCCTTTGGGGTACTTTACATCATACTGAAATTTACCTCCTTTGGCAGGCATGTTTTCGCCTTAGGGGGAAATGAAGAGGCTACACGTCTTTCCGGAATCAATACTAATCGAGTCAAAGTTCTGGTTTACGGTATCAGCGGTTTAATGGCATCTTTGAGTGGAATTATCCTTACATCACGCTTAAATTCCGCTCAGCCGACGGCAGGTGCTTCTTATGAACTTGATGCTATCGCAGCGGTAGTACTAGGAGGCACCAGCCTGTCGGGCGGAAAAGGGTGGATTGCCGGAACCTTGATTGGTGCTATGATCATCGGAATTTTGGATAACGGCTTGAATCTATTGGACGTTTCATCATTTTATCAGCAGGTTGTTAAAGGCGGGGTTATCTTGCTGGCAGTCCTGTTGGATCGATCAAAAAAATAA
- the rbsK gene encoding ribokinase produces MNQPPKVVVIGSLNMDLVVKARRAPKRGETVMGDEIHFIPGGKGANQAVGLARLGAEISMIGAVGSDSFGRELKRALKKTGVNITGVKEHDSQATGVASILLAEGDNSIVVVPGANALCLPEDLEDNERMIAEADLVLLQLEIPLATVEYGIQLAKKHGKIVMLNPAPAQSLSQELLSQVDYLTPNRSELALLAGMPEESSVAQGINRLLDTGVTCCVTTLGAEGAAFMEKEGSITKILGHQVPVVDTTGAGDAFNAGLAYALAQQKSIREAAEFAVEVSALAVTKFGAQGGMPRLREVEEHFTLGQYSERGDI; encoded by the coding sequence ATGAATCAGCCTCCCAAAGTTGTTGTTATTGGCAGCTTGAACATGGATTTAGTTGTCAAAGCCAGGCGTGCTCCTAAACGTGGAGAAACCGTCATGGGCGATGAAATTCATTTTATTCCCGGCGGCAAGGGTGCCAACCAGGCAGTGGGTTTAGCGCGGCTGGGTGCGGAAATTTCAATGATTGGAGCCGTCGGTTCAGATTCCTTTGGAAGAGAACTCAAAAGGGCCTTGAAAAAGACAGGCGTCAATATAACGGGGGTCAAGGAACATGATTCCCAAGCTACAGGTGTCGCCTCTATTCTCTTAGCAGAAGGGGACAACAGTATTGTTGTAGTTCCCGGTGCGAATGCTTTATGTTTACCTGAAGACTTGGAGGACAATGAAAGAATGATTGCTGAGGCGGATCTGGTCCTTCTGCAATTAGAGATTCCATTGGCAACAGTGGAATACGGTATTCAACTGGCTAAAAAACACGGCAAGATCGTGATGCTGAATCCTGCCCCTGCCCAAAGCCTTTCCCAAGAGCTGCTCAGCCAGGTGGATTATTTAACCCCCAATCGTTCGGAACTTGCTTTGTTGGCAGGTATGCCTGAAGAATCTTCCGTTGCTCAGGGAATCAACCGGTTATTGGACACGGGTGTTACCTGTTGTGTGACGACCTTGGGGGCTGAAGGTGCTGCATTTATGGAAAAAGAGGGGAGCATAACGAAAATATTGGGTCATCAGGTTCCAGTAGTTGATACTACCGGAGCAGGAGATGCCTTTAATGCAGGGCTGGCATATGCTTTGGCTCAGCAGAAATCGATTCGGGAAGCAGCCGAATTTGCAGTTGAAGTTTCAGCTCTGGCCGTAACAAAATTTGGAGCCCAGGGTGGCATGCCAAGGCTGAGAGAGGTCGAAGAGCATTTTACTTTAGGCCAATACAGCGAAAGGGGGGATATTTAA
- a CDS encoding sugar ABC transporter ATP-binding protein — translation MADLLTMENINKSFSGIQVLENVQFSLRRGEVHALMGENGAGKSTLMKILSGIYTKDAGSIQIEGTEIIPSSPRAAQDLGVAIIHQELNMIPDLSIQENMFLGREFKLGRTGFINWTKMRAEAKNYLQQLGMDLSPDSLVGELSVGQQQMVEIAKALSMHAKILILDEPTAALTKREIEKLFQLIGTLKKQGVGMIYISHRMEEIFQVSDRITVLRDGRYIGSKETKSMTMDELVQMMVGREIKERFPKVNVTFGKECLRVEDLAQKGVLYDINLIVRAGEILGIAGLMGAGRSELAKALFGVGKYQGKIFVNGKPVTINNPADAIKAGLGLITEDRKGEGLVTELSVRENLALPNLRSLSRFGFISHRLEENFVKDSVSKLRIKVHDHGQEVSSLSGGNQQKVVIGKWLATQPKVLILDEPTRGVDIGAKREIYDLMNQLVEKGVAIIMISSELPEILGMSDRILVMHEGRITGEFSGKDATQETIMLAATGGKSHG, via the coding sequence ATGGCAGATCTCTTGACGATGGAGAATATCAACAAGAGCTTCAGCGGAATCCAGGTGTTGGAAAATGTTCAGTTTTCCCTTCGCCGAGGAGAAGTCCATGCTCTGATGGGAGAGAATGGAGCGGGCAAATCAACTTTGATGAAAATTCTGTCCGGAATTTATACCAAGGATGCAGGTTCTATTCAAATCGAAGGAACTGAGATTATCCCTTCATCTCCAAGAGCTGCTCAGGACTTGGGAGTAGCAATCATTCATCAGGAACTTAATATGATACCAGATTTGTCAATCCAAGAGAATATGTTTTTAGGCCGGGAGTTTAAATTGGGACGGACGGGATTTATAAACTGGACCAAAATGCGTGCCGAAGCGAAAAACTATCTCCAGCAGCTGGGAATGGATTTGAGTCCCGATAGCCTTGTTGGGGAGCTTTCCGTTGGACAGCAGCAGATGGTGGAAATTGCCAAAGCCCTTTCCATGCATGCCAAAATTCTGATTTTAGACGAGCCGACGGCAGCCTTGACCAAACGAGAAATCGAGAAACTCTTCCAGCTAATTGGGACTTTAAAGAAGCAAGGGGTTGGCATGATTTACATTTCTCACCGGATGGAAGAAATTTTTCAGGTTAGTGATCGGATCACCGTACTGCGTGATGGCCGGTACATCGGCAGTAAAGAGACAAAGTCTATGACTATGGATGAGTTAGTACAGATGATGGTGGGCCGGGAGATCAAAGAACGCTTTCCAAAGGTGAACGTGACTTTTGGTAAAGAATGTCTTCGCGTGGAAGATTTGGCCCAAAAAGGGGTACTTTATGATATTAACCTGATAGTGCGGGCCGGTGAAATCTTAGGGATTGCAGGATTAATGGGGGCAGGTCGGTCGGAATTAGCCAAGGCCTTGTTCGGCGTTGGAAAGTATCAAGGTAAGATTTTTGTTAACGGCAAGCCTGTGACTATTAATAATCCGGCGGATGCCATAAAGGCCGGCTTAGGGTTGATTACCGAAGACCGTAAAGGGGAAGGTCTTGTCACAGAGCTTTCCGTTCGCGAAAATCTCGCTTTGCCGAATTTACGCTCCTTGTCAAGATTTGGGTTTATCAGCCACCGACTGGAGGAGAATTTTGTCAAGGATAGTGTTAGTAAATTAAGGATCAAAGTTCATGATCATGGACAAGAGGTCAGTTCATTAAGTGGGGGAAATCAACAGAAGGTGGTTATTGGCAAATGGCTGGCAACTCAGCCTAAGGTTTTAATTCTTGATGAACCGACGCGAGGCGTAGATATTGGGGCGAAACGAGAAATATATGACTTAATGAATCAGCTTGTTGAGAAAGGAGTTGCAATTATCATGATCTCCTCAGAACTGCCGGAGATTCTTGGCATGAGCGACCGAATTCTCGTCATGCATGAGGGACGTATCACAGGGGAATTTTCAGGTAAAGATGCCACCCAAGAAACAATTATGCTTGCTGCTACAGGAGGGAAAAGTCATGGATAA
- the rbsD gene encoding D-ribose pyranase yields the protein MKKIGILNSEISRVISELGHTDKIVIADAGLPIPPHVKRIDLALKEGVPSFLETVETILQEMCVQNAYVAQEMGSVSRIKLQELTATLPGVPIRVMPHEELKALTHQAKAVIRTGEFTSYANVVLEAGVIF from the coding sequence ATGAAAAAGATTGGCATCTTAAATAGTGAGATTTCCCGAGTGATTAGCGAGCTTGGGCATACGGATAAAATTGTCATTGCCGATGCGGGGCTGCCTATTCCTCCTCATGTCAAACGAATTGATTTAGCCTTGAAAGAAGGAGTCCCATCCTTTCTGGAGACCGTGGAGACAATTCTCCAAGAAATGTGTGTCCAAAATGCTTATGTAGCTCAAGAAATGGGATCGGTAAGCAGGATTAAATTGCAGGAACTGACGGCCACACTTCCGGGGGTTCCCATCCGGGTTATGCCCCATGAAGAATTGAAGGCACTTACCCATCAGGCTAAAGCAGTGATTCGCACGGGAGAGTTTACTTCCTACGCCAATGTCGTCCTTGAAGCCGGCGTCATCTTCTGA
- a CDS encoding lysophospholipid acyltransferase family protein translates to MVFRTFAWFTYFWIYLLAIQPTLLKVNRLAKSGKIDEHDRLTNQTAKKWAHSLVHLAGVTVEIRGEENIPAEGPVLFVSNHQGNFDIPILIGYISKPKAFIAKIELLKIPFIRTWMTHLKCVFMDRSDIRQSLKVINQAAAYLKEGYSMVIFPEGTRSKGDTLGEFKPGSLKLGLKAGVPIIPMAIQGSYKIMENNGFLIKPAHVKITIFEPIPTKGLTKEQAADLPDKVRNIIAEGLLR, encoded by the coding sequence ATGGTTTTTCGAACATTTGCATGGTTTACATACTTTTGGATATACCTTCTAGCCATTCAGCCTACGCTTTTAAAAGTCAACCGCTTAGCTAAATCAGGAAAAATTGACGAGCATGACCGGCTCACAAACCAAACCGCCAAGAAATGGGCTCACTCTCTGGTACATCTGGCAGGCGTGACCGTTGAAATCCGCGGAGAGGAAAACATTCCTGCTGAAGGCCCTGTTCTTTTTGTAAGCAATCACCAGGGAAATTTCGATATTCCCATTCTGATTGGTTATATCAGTAAACCGAAAGCCTTTATTGCTAAAATAGAGCTATTAAAAATTCCTTTTATCCGCACTTGGATGACTCACCTCAAATGTGTTTTTATGGACCGCTCAGATATTCGCCAATCCCTTAAGGTTATTAATCAAGCAGCGGCGTATCTCAAAGAAGGCTATTCTATGGTGATTTTCCCAGAAGGTACTCGCAGCAAAGGGGACACTCTGGGAGAATTCAAACCCGGAAGTTTGAAATTAGGCCTAAAAGCCGGAGTTCCCATCATACCAATGGCCATTCAGGGGTCGTATAAGATCATGGAGAACAACGGTTTTCTGATCAAGCCAGCTCATGTCAAAATCACCATTTTTGAGCCTATCCCGACGAAGGGCTTAACTAAGGAACAAGCGGCGGATTTGCCTGATAAAGTGAGAAATATTATAGCCGAGGGGTTGTTGCGCTAA